One window of Branchiostoma lanceolatum isolate klBraLanc5 chromosome 8, klBraLanc5.hap2, whole genome shotgun sequence genomic DNA carries:
- the LOC136439889 gene encoding uncharacterized protein: MAGVPSTSTDTGDTTTLDHFKLWHKDRLVAYLRERGLPVTGDVNSLKALAFGATVMRAPLVPTPQEEQQKRCEDYRSLLTIDGKKVPDPLVDLKSGWQTEGEGMQHWPPTMYADMAEYLVASGEVDLRKRLMGDYKDGKAFSYFDANFIHEVLYHPISDDSDVCFVKSTSARSQRRNDEAHQVWVALQKSTGKVRTAYCSCFAGLGSSCNHVAGVLFKMDHAWTEGITNKSCTSKPAEWPQPKKGGSTDAKKIKNMEWWSPNWSKGKKKQPINTPTRRLFSPTKNASPPSLEGLMSDLYVSSKDACAFKYAMPTTTNAYPVEDDINVEEVIDLVTCESVPLPLSELIKLPTLPTFSTEQVNALVEATMEQSSNPTWRQQRIGRVTASVARSVMVMAKKVQSDALIAQGILDGILGRKKETTVQEDDLDAIKFGRHMEPIAREAYIKVMRSTGHKGLTAQETGLFVLKDQIYIGASPDGLVTCQCCEPPNGLLEIKCPYSIAWADPKAIPPSYLRNKEGPLALRHMHGYYSQVQMQMMVTNTEWCDFFVYTNHGYYLERVLADKKHQEELRAAASVVFEQLIRPGLQHPSQNTTDASGSLHGDTQSPSKDHETPGNVDCPESAHPVSTPADTVHPPESTSRDDPPAPPPAKKRRVTAMRQKKKAGPIYLCGICNSDCVDDVEDEDENSVACDICNRWFHWGCVGFETDDLSDDWYCDECQK; encoded by the exons ATGGCTGGCGTCCCGTCCACATCTACAGACACGGGGGATACAACAACGTTGGATCACTTCAAACTTTGGCACAAAGACCGTTTGGTAGCGTATTTGAGAGAAAGAGGACTTCCAGTGACGGGAGACGTCAATTCTTTGAAGGCCCTGGCTTTCGGAGCTACAGTAATGCGCGCTCCTTTGGTTCCGACTCCCCAGGAAGAACAACAAAAGAG ATGTGAAGACTACAGATCTCTGTTGACCATTGACGGCAAGAAAGTCCCCGACCCGCTAGTAGACCTGAAAAGTGGGTGGCAAACCGAGGGAGAAGGGATGCAGCACTGGCCTCCAACCATGTATGCAGATATGGCGGAATACCTGGTAGCAAGTGGGGAGGTTGATCTACGGAAGAGACTTATGGGTGACTACAAAGACGGGAAAGCCTTTTCGTACTTCGATGCTAACTTCATACATGAAGTCTTGTATCACCCCATTAGCGATGATTCCgatgtgtgttttgtaaagTCAACTAGTGCCCGATCGCAGAGGAGGAATGATGAGGCTCATCAAGTATGGGTCGCACTACAGAAGTCTACTGGCAAAGTCCGGACAGCTTATTGCTCCTGTTTTGCTGG CTTGGGATCCTCGTGCAATCATGTCGCAGGGGTTCTATTCAAGATGGACCATGCATGGACAGAAGGCATAACAAACAAGTCCTGCACATCAAAACCTGCAGAATGGCCACAGCCAAAGAAGGGTGGAAGCACGGATGCCAAAAAGATCAAGAACATGGAGTGGTGGAGCCCCAACTGgtcaaaaggtaaaaaaaaacagcccatCAACACCCCCACTCGAAGGCTCTTCAGTCCTACTAAAAATGCATCACCCCCAAGTCTAGAAGGGTTGATGTCAGACTTGTATGTGTCGAGCAAAGATGCTTGTGCATTCAAGTATGCaatgccaacaacaacaaatgccTATCCAGTGGAAGATGACATTAACGTGGAAGAGGTCATTGATTTGGTGACATGTGAGAGTGTTCCACTACCACTTTCTGAGCTGATAAAACTACCCACCCTTCCCACATTCAGCACAGAACAGGTTAATGCCCTTGTCGAAGCTACAATGGAACAGTCAAGTAATCCTACCTGGAGACAGCAAAGAATTGGCAGGGTTACAGCCTCCGTGGCTCGGTCAGTAATGGTTATGGCTAAAAAGGTACAAAGTGATGCTCTCATTGCGCAGGGGATTTTAGATGGCATCCTCGGCCGCAAGAAGGAAACAACTGTGCAAGAGGATGATTTAGATGCAATAAAGTTTGGACGGCATATGGAGCCAATAGCCAGAGAGGCCTACATTAAAGTTATGCGGAGCACGGGACACAAAGGACTCACCGCCCAAGAGACAGGACTGTTTGTGTTGAAAGACCAGATTTACATAGGGGCCAGTCCAGATGGATTGGTAACATGCCAATGCTGTGAGCCACCAAATGGTCTACTTGAGATCAAGTGTCCATATTCAATAGCTTGGGCTGACCCAAAAGCTATTCCGCCAAGTTACTTACGGAACAAGGAGGGGCCTCTAGCTCTGAGACACATGCATGGGTACTACAGTCAAGTACAGATGCAGATGATGGTGACAAACACTGAGTGGTgcgatttctttgtctacaCAAATCACGGATACTACCTGGAGAGGGTCCTAGCTGACAAGAAACATCAAGAGGAGTTACGCGCAGCTGCATCAGTTgtctttgaacagttgatacGTCCAGGACTACAACATCCTTCTCAGA ATACCACTGATGCATCAGGAAGTCTTCATGGGGATACACAATCTCCTAGCAAGGACCATGAAACTCCAG GTAATGTTGACTGTCCGGAATCTGCACatcctgtcagcacacctgcaGACACAGTCCACCCTCCTGAATCCACATCCCGAGATGATCCACCTGCACCACCGCCTGCGAAGAAAAGAAGAGTGACTGCTATGCGGCAGAAGAAGAAAGCAGGGCCTATTTACCTCTGTGGAATTTGTAATTCTGACTGTGTTGATGatgttgaagatgaagatgaaaacAGTGTCgcttgtgacatatgtaacaggTGGTTCCACTGGGGGTGTGTTGGATTTGAAACAGATGATCTGAGTGATGACTGGTATTGTGATGAATGTCAAAAATGA
- the LOC136440867 gene encoding guanine nucleotide-binding protein subunit alpha-13-like — protein MAVRVGQAAARAGAPPFCLGLCCGDPQDIEQRQRSKQIDKMLAKEKVHLRRQVKILLLGAGESGKSTFLKQMRIIHGKDFDVEALKEYRPTVYNNIVKGMKVLVDAQRKLGIKMKEPSNELYCDQVMKFEGTIKIDTALFLEYCPAIRSLWSDAGIQEAWDRRREFQLGDSVKYFMENVDRISSVEYIPSKQDVLYARKATKGIVEHEFDIKGIPFLMVDVGGQRSQRQKWFQCFESVTSILFLVSSSEFDQVLMEDRKTNRLVESLNIFETIVNNKTFTEVSIILFLNKTDLLQDKVKYVSVKEYFAEFPETSDPHNVTDVQNFILNLFDAKRRERNKPLFHHFTTAVDTENIKFVFHAVKDTILQDNLKQLMLQ, from the exons ATGGCGGTGCGGGTTGGGCAGGCTGCGGCCCGGGCCGGGGCCCCTCCGTTCTGCCTGGGCCTGTGCTGTGGCGATCCGCAGGACATCGAGCAAAGACAACGGTCCAAGCAGATCGACAAAATGCTGGCCAAGGAGAAGGTCCATCTCCGCAGACAAGTCAAGATCTTGCTGCTAGGCGCCGGCGAGAGCGGCAAGTCCACCTTCCTCAAGCAGATGCGCATCATCCACGGCAAGGATTTCGACGTGGAAGCGCTGAAAGAGTACAGACCCACGGTCTACAACAACATCGTGAAGGGGATGAAAGTGCTCGTGGACGCTCAGAGAAAGCTAGGCATCAAGATGAAGGAGCCAAGCAACGAGCTGTACTGCGATCAGGTTATGAAATTCGAAGGAACGATCAAGATAGACACTGCCCTGTTTTTGGAGTACTGCCCCGCTATCAGGTCTCTGTGGTCCGATGCGGGGATTCAGGAGGCGTGGGACAGAAGGAGAGAATTCCAACTG GGTGACTCAGTGAAATACTTCATGGAAAATGTTGACAGAATATCCAGTGTG GAGTACATTCCAAGCAAGCAAGATGTCCTGTACGCAAGAAAGGCCACCAAAGGCATTGTGGAACATGAATTTGACATTAAAGGCATCCCGTTCCTCATGGTGGATgtgggaggtcagaggtcacagcgTCAGAAGTGGTTCCAGTGCTTCGAGTCCGTCACGTCCATCCTGTTCCTGGTGTCCTCCAGCGAGTTCGACCAAGTCCTGATGGAGGACCGGAAAACAAACCGCCTGGTGGAGTCACTGAACATCTTCGAGACGATAGTGAACAATAAGACTTTCACGGAAGTGTCCATCATCCTGTTCCTCAACAAGACGGACTTGTTGCAAGACAAGGTCAAGTACGTCAGCGTCAAGGAGTACTTCGCGGAGTTCCCGGAGACGTCGGATCCACACAATGTGACGGACGTACAAAACTTTATCCTAAACCTGTTCGACGCCAAGAGGCGTGAGCGGAACAAGCCGCTCTTCCACCACTTCACCACGGCCGTTGACACAGAAAACATCAAGTTCGTCTTTCACGCCGTCAAGGACACCATCCTTCAGGACAATCTTAAGCAGCTCATGTTGCAGTAA